One Oryza sativa Japonica Group chromosome 8, ASM3414082v1 DNA window includes the following coding sequences:
- the LOC4345959 gene encoding protein ENHANCED DOWNY MILDEW 2 isoform X1, which translates to MTDNAEGESSANVDLVCALCDNGGEIASCEGKCLRSFHAVRDAGEDCQTLGYTRRQFDALNPFLCKNCELEKYQCFACMRLGSAKTDTPEVFPCASANCGYFYHAKCVAQLLFTENEAKALEYTTKIASGVKFACPLHKCDVCKYGENKDEKELQFAVCRRCPKAYHRRCLPRKIAFDDFVDNGVFHFQRAWEGLLPNNRILIFCLKHDIDPKLRTPTRDHIKFPDNPAVTRKPFDVNGMNKKVVKIRLLEDCPPAPLSSDKKSFGTVNRFSSSDVITKKRKVLVSGGTKHCALSAVAREKTSVPSFIPLSSFPVIDKSTERRIHEFAQKVSSDITIEDIQKKLVVPSTHTPVSKNTDKITLGMVQRSVEAINAALHMLENGASIEDVKSVCAPSDLFQLARWKNKLNIYLAPFLHGMRYTSYGRHFTKLDKLEQIVDRLQWYIESGDTVVDFCCGSNDFSLLLKEKLEASEKSCFYKNFDLIQPKNDFNFERRDWMTVQPDELPTGCRLIMGLNPPFGFKASLANQFINKALTFKPKLIILIVPKETERLDRKYPPYELIWEDSHQLAGKSFYLPGSLDADNKIMEQWNMSPPPLSLWSRSDWARKHKEIAKTMGHISKNVWCLDDTQRSVVNTGHAQMANEGDDDLDNKERQEEAPLNASVIDQLLSDTYHDPTSSPGDYWTDTNGRSRQPCNYEGRNDPTHEYHAGMGCGSDMSISSSDKSDCEKQTETMSNSEHGHTGSEAHDHVGSAPVEQPTGFADCDEVTSAGIEYHSLENSPLTERPADAAGVQYKMLEDTPPPLDELVPGFSGQPIVSLPGGGRLSAGLQYQRLEDTLSRGTPEAGAGCRQLEDSLPAPPAASEVDAVVAKYLPQTTSDLPALPFVPAPRIPFPGLQFAPRNDLWQGWYPPPEFLSRGMDHPPFMHGSSGWLDD; encoded by the exons ATGACTGATAACGCTGAAGGCGAGAGTTCTGCTAATGTTGATTTGGTTTGTGCTTTATGTGATAACGGTGGTGAAATTGCAAG CTGCGAAGGCAAGTGCCTCAGATCTTTTCATGCCGTCAGGGATGCTGGTGAAGATTGTCAAACACTAGGCTACACTAGGCGTCAATTTGAT GCATTGAATCCTTTTTTGTGCAAGAATTGTGAGCTTGAAAAATATCAATGTTTTGCATGCATGAGGTTGGGTTCAGCTAAAACAGATACTCCTGAG GTATTTCCCTGTGCATCTGCGAATTGTGGTTATTTCTACCATGCTAAATGCGTTGCACAGTTACTCTTTACTGAAAATGAAGCCAAAGCATTGGAATATACAACAAAGATAGCCAGTGGGGTAAAATTTGCATGCCCACTGCACAAATGTGATGTTTGCAAGTATGGTGAAAACAAGGATGAAAAGGAGCTACAGTTTGCTGTGTGCCGACGGTGTCCCAAGGCATATCATAGAAGATGCTTGCCAAG GAAAATCGCCTTTGATGACTTCGTTGACAATGGTGTATTTCATTTCCAAAGGGCGTGGGAGGGCCTTCTTCCCAATAACCGAATATTAATATTTTGCCT GAAACATGATATTGATCCTAAACTTAGAACCCCGACAAGAGATCATATTAAATTTCCTGATAATCCTGCTGTCACGAGAAAGCCCTTCGATGTAAATGGAATGAACAAGAAGGTGGTTAAGATACGGCTTCTTGAGGATTGTCCACCTGCCCCATTGTCCAGTGACAAAAAATCATTTGGTACAGTGAACCGTTTTTCCTCAAGTGATGTGATAACCAAAAAGAGGAAAGTGCTTGTGTCTGGAGGTACAAAACATTGTGCTCTTAGTGCTGTGGCTAGGGAAAAAACATCAGTTCCGTCATTTATCCCCTTGAGCTCATTCCCTGTTATTGATAAAAGCACTGAGAGGAG GATTCATGAGTTCGCACAGAAAGTGTCATCTGATATAACCATTGAGGATATACAAAAAAAGCTAGTGGTTCCATCTACACACACACCGGTTTCGAAGAATACTGATAAGATTACATTGGGAATGGTGCAAAGATCTGTTGAG GCTATAAATGCTGCTCTGCATATGTTAGAAAATGGTGCATCCATAGAAGATGTCAAATCTGTATGTGCACCTAGTGATCTTTTCCAACTTGCAAGGTGGAAG AATAAACTGAATATATATCTTGCACCATTTCTTCATGGCATGCGCTACACATCTTATGGGCGCCACTTCACCAAACTGGACAAACTCGAGCAG ATTGTAGATAGGCTACAATGGTATATTGAAAGTGGTGATACG GTTGTTGACTTTTGCTGTGGCTCAAATgattttagcttattattgaaggAAAAGCTTGAAGCTTCTGAAAAAAGTTGCttctataaaaattttgatcttattCAACCAAAG AATGACTTCAATTTTGAGAGACGAGACTGGATGACCGTTCAACCAGATGAATTGCCCACAGGATGTCGATTG ATCATGGGATTGAATCCTCCGTTTGGGTTTAAAGCTTCTCTTGCTAATCAATTCATTAATAAAGCCCTCACTTTCAAGCCCAAGCTGATCATACTCATTGTTCCTAAGGAAACTGAAAG GCTGGACAGGAAATACCCACCATATGAGCTAATATGGGAGGATTCTCATCAGCTTGCAGGAAAG TCGTTCTATTTGCCTGGGTCGCTTGATGCTGATAACAAGATTATGGAACAATGGAATATGTCACCACCTCCTCTTTCTCTATGGAGCCGTAGTGATTGGGCTCGGAAACACAAGGAAATAGCTAAAACAATGGGGCACATCAGTAAAAATGTGTGGTGCTTAGATGATACTCAAAGGTCTGTTGTAAACACAGGGCATGCACAAATGGCTAATGAGGGGGATGATGACCTTGACAACAAAGAAAGACAAGAAGAGGCACCACTAAATGCCTCTGTTATAGATCAGTTGTTGTCTGACACATACCATGATCCTACTAGCTCGCCAGGGGACTACTGGACAGATACCAATGGAAGATCACGGCAGCCTTGCAACTACGAGGGAAGAAATGATCCAACCCATGAATATCATGCAGGCATGGGTTGTGGATCTGACATGAGCATTTCATCATCTGACAAGAGCGATTGTGAAAAACAAACCGAAACTATGTCAAACTCAGAGCATGGGCATACTGGTTCAGAAGCCCACGATCATGTTGGAAGTGCACCTGTGGAACAACCAACTGGTTTTGCGGATTGTGATGAGGTGACATCAGCTGGCATTGAGTACCATAGCCTGGAAAATTCACCACTCACAGAGAGACCTGCAGATGCAGCTGGAGTTCAATACAAGATGCTGGAAGACACACCACCTCCTCTGGATGAACTCGTACCTGGCTTTTCTGGGCAGCCGATCGTTTCACTTCCTGGAGGAGGCAGGCTTTCAGCTGGGTTGCAATATCAAAGGCTGGAAGACACACTGTCCAGAGGGACACCTGAAGCTGGTGCTGGTTGCAGACAGCTGGAAGATTCACTACCTGCACCCCCTGCTGCTTCTGAGGTCGATGCAGTGGTTGCAAAATATCTGCCACAGACAACGAGTGATCTCCCTGCATTACCGTTCGTTCCTGCTCCAAGAATTCCCTTCCCTGGACTCCAGTTCGCCCCAAGAAATGACTTGTGGCAAGGATGGTACCCACCTCCAGAATTTCTGTCCAGAGGCATGGACCATCCGCCTTTCATGCACGGCTCCTCTGGTTGGCTCGACGACTAG
- the LOC4345959 gene encoding protein ENHANCED DOWNY MILDEW 2 isoform X2: MTDNAEGESSANVDLVCALCDNGGEIASCEGKCLRSFHAVRDAGEDCQTLGYTRRQFDALNPFLCKNCELEKYQCFACMRLGSAKTDTPEVFPCASANCGYFYHAKCVAQLLFTENEAKALEYTTKIASGVKFACPLHKCDVCKYGENKDEKELQFAVCRRCPKAYHRRCLPRKIAFDDFVDNGVFHFQRAWEGLLPNNRILIFCLKHDIDPKLRTPTRDHIKFPDNPAVTRKPFDVNGMNKKVVKIRLLEDCPPAPLSSDKKSFGTVNRFSSSDVITKKRKVLVSGGTKHCALSAVAREKTSVPSFIPLSSFPVIDKSTERRIHEFAQKVSSDITIEDIQKKLVVPSTHTPVSKNTDKITLGMVQRSVEAINAALHMLENGASIEDVKSVCAPSDLFQLARWKNKLNIYLAPFLHGMRYTSYGRHFTKLDKLEQIVDRLQWYIESGDTNDFNFERRDWMTVQPDELPTGCRLIMGLNPPFGFKASLANQFINKALTFKPKLIILIVPKETERLDRKYPPYELIWEDSHQLAGKSFYLPGSLDADNKIMEQWNMSPPPLSLWSRSDWARKHKEIAKTMGHISKNVWCLDDTQRSVVNTGHAQMANEGDDDLDNKERQEEAPLNASVIDQLLSDTYHDPTSSPGDYWTDTNGRSRQPCNYEGRNDPTHEYHAGMGCGSDMSISSSDKSDCEKQTETMSNSEHGHTGSEAHDHVGSAPVEQPTGFADCDEVTSAGIEYHSLENSPLTERPADAAGVQYKMLEDTPPPLDELVPGFSGQPIVSLPGGGRLSAGLQYQRLEDTLSRGTPEAGAGCRQLEDSLPAPPAASEVDAVVAKYLPQTTSDLPALPFVPAPRIPFPGLQFAPRNDLWQGWYPPPEFLSRGMDHPPFMHGSSGWLDD, encoded by the exons ATGACTGATAACGCTGAAGGCGAGAGTTCTGCTAATGTTGATTTGGTTTGTGCTTTATGTGATAACGGTGGTGAAATTGCAAG CTGCGAAGGCAAGTGCCTCAGATCTTTTCATGCCGTCAGGGATGCTGGTGAAGATTGTCAAACACTAGGCTACACTAGGCGTCAATTTGAT GCATTGAATCCTTTTTTGTGCAAGAATTGTGAGCTTGAAAAATATCAATGTTTTGCATGCATGAGGTTGGGTTCAGCTAAAACAGATACTCCTGAG GTATTTCCCTGTGCATCTGCGAATTGTGGTTATTTCTACCATGCTAAATGCGTTGCACAGTTACTCTTTACTGAAAATGAAGCCAAAGCATTGGAATATACAACAAAGATAGCCAGTGGGGTAAAATTTGCATGCCCACTGCACAAATGTGATGTTTGCAAGTATGGTGAAAACAAGGATGAAAAGGAGCTACAGTTTGCTGTGTGCCGACGGTGTCCCAAGGCATATCATAGAAGATGCTTGCCAAG GAAAATCGCCTTTGATGACTTCGTTGACAATGGTGTATTTCATTTCCAAAGGGCGTGGGAGGGCCTTCTTCCCAATAACCGAATATTAATATTTTGCCT GAAACATGATATTGATCCTAAACTTAGAACCCCGACAAGAGATCATATTAAATTTCCTGATAATCCTGCTGTCACGAGAAAGCCCTTCGATGTAAATGGAATGAACAAGAAGGTGGTTAAGATACGGCTTCTTGAGGATTGTCCACCTGCCCCATTGTCCAGTGACAAAAAATCATTTGGTACAGTGAACCGTTTTTCCTCAAGTGATGTGATAACCAAAAAGAGGAAAGTGCTTGTGTCTGGAGGTACAAAACATTGTGCTCTTAGTGCTGTGGCTAGGGAAAAAACATCAGTTCCGTCATTTATCCCCTTGAGCTCATTCCCTGTTATTGATAAAAGCACTGAGAGGAG GATTCATGAGTTCGCACAGAAAGTGTCATCTGATATAACCATTGAGGATATACAAAAAAAGCTAGTGGTTCCATCTACACACACACCGGTTTCGAAGAATACTGATAAGATTACATTGGGAATGGTGCAAAGATCTGTTGAG GCTATAAATGCTGCTCTGCATATGTTAGAAAATGGTGCATCCATAGAAGATGTCAAATCTGTATGTGCACCTAGTGATCTTTTCCAACTTGCAAGGTGGAAG AATAAACTGAATATATATCTTGCACCATTTCTTCATGGCATGCGCTACACATCTTATGGGCGCCACTTCACCAAACTGGACAAACTCGAGCAG ATTGTAGATAGGCTACAATGGTATATTGAAAGTGGTGATACG AATGACTTCAATTTTGAGAGACGAGACTGGATGACCGTTCAACCAGATGAATTGCCCACAGGATGTCGATTG ATCATGGGATTGAATCCTCCGTTTGGGTTTAAAGCTTCTCTTGCTAATCAATTCATTAATAAAGCCCTCACTTTCAAGCCCAAGCTGATCATACTCATTGTTCCTAAGGAAACTGAAAG GCTGGACAGGAAATACCCACCATATGAGCTAATATGGGAGGATTCTCATCAGCTTGCAGGAAAG TCGTTCTATTTGCCTGGGTCGCTTGATGCTGATAACAAGATTATGGAACAATGGAATATGTCACCACCTCCTCTTTCTCTATGGAGCCGTAGTGATTGGGCTCGGAAACACAAGGAAATAGCTAAAACAATGGGGCACATCAGTAAAAATGTGTGGTGCTTAGATGATACTCAAAGGTCTGTTGTAAACACAGGGCATGCACAAATGGCTAATGAGGGGGATGATGACCTTGACAACAAAGAAAGACAAGAAGAGGCACCACTAAATGCCTCTGTTATAGATCAGTTGTTGTCTGACACATACCATGATCCTACTAGCTCGCCAGGGGACTACTGGACAGATACCAATGGAAGATCACGGCAGCCTTGCAACTACGAGGGAAGAAATGATCCAACCCATGAATATCATGCAGGCATGGGTTGTGGATCTGACATGAGCATTTCATCATCTGACAAGAGCGATTGTGAAAAACAAACCGAAACTATGTCAAACTCAGAGCATGGGCATACTGGTTCAGAAGCCCACGATCATGTTGGAAGTGCACCTGTGGAACAACCAACTGGTTTTGCGGATTGTGATGAGGTGACATCAGCTGGCATTGAGTACCATAGCCTGGAAAATTCACCACTCACAGAGAGACCTGCAGATGCAGCTGGAGTTCAATACAAGATGCTGGAAGACACACCACCTCCTCTGGATGAACTCGTACCTGGCTTTTCTGGGCAGCCGATCGTTTCACTTCCTGGAGGAGGCAGGCTTTCAGCTGGGTTGCAATATCAAAGGCTGGAAGACACACTGTCCAGAGGGACACCTGAAGCTGGTGCTGGTTGCAGACAGCTGGAAGATTCACTACCTGCACCCCCTGCTGCTTCTGAGGTCGATGCAGTGGTTGCAAAATATCTGCCACAGACAACGAGTGATCTCCCTGCATTACCGTTCGTTCCTGCTCCAAGAATTCCCTTCCCTGGACTCCAGTTCGCCCCAAGAAATGACTTGTGGCAAGGATGGTACCCACCTCCAGAATTTCTGTCCAGAGGCATGGACCATCCGCCTTTCATGCACGGCTCCTCTGGTTGGCTCGACGACTAG
- the LOC4345960 gene encoding fasciclin-like arabinogalactan protein 7 yields the protein MMESKAAMMVTILLCCSSISPAFAQKHKGPPAAAAVSLPPSPAPSPAAPRHVDLADLLSVAGPFHTFLDLLEKTDVLRTFQSQANGSKDGITVFVPKDAAFASLARSATANLTSDQLKSLALYHALPRYYSLAEFNRLGGAASPVPTLAGGEYTVNVTDDMGTVHVGSMWSNPKISSSVYSTRPVAVYEVDRVLLPMQIFRTDPPMAPSPAPAPDAKPASDAASPLPGKSSSAKAKADEKKSSSSPPSSRRGAGIAGYFLALAASASAGLLLLC from the coding sequence ATGATGGAATCCAAAGCAGCCATGATGGTGACCATCCTGCTCTGCTGCTCCTCCATCTCACCGGCGTTCGCGCAGAAGCACAAGGGtccgcccgccgcggcggccgtgagcctcccgccgtcgccggcgccgtccccggcggcgccgcgccacgtggacctcgccgacctcctgAGCGTGGCGGGTCCGTTCCACACGTTCCTCGACCTCCTGGAGAAGACGGACGTGCTCAGGACGTTCCAGAGCCAGGCGAACGGCAGCAAGGACGGGATCACGGTGTTCGTCCCCAAGGACGCGGCGTTCGCGTCGCTggcgaggtcggcgacggcgaacctCACCTCCGACCAGCTCAAGTCGCTGGCGCTGTACCACGCGCTGCCGAGGTACTACTCCCTCGCCGAGTTCAACAGGCTGGGCGGCGCGGCCAGCCCGGTGcccacgctcgccggcggcgagtacACGGTCAACGTCACCGACGACATGGGCACCGTCCATGTCGGGTCGATGTGGTCCAACCCCAAGATCAGCAGCAGCGTCTACTCCACCCGCCCCGTCGCCGTCTACGAGGTGGACAGGGTGCTCCTCCCGATGCAGATCTTCAGGACCGACCCGCCcatggcgccgtcgccggcgccggcgccggacgccaagccggcctccgaCGCCGCCAGCCCGCTCCCCGGGAAGTCGTCGAGCGCCAAGGCGAAGGCGGACGAGAAGAagagctcgtcgtcgccgccgtcgtcgcgccgcggcgccggcatTGCCGGCTACTTCTTGGCTCTTGCTGCATCTGCCTCAGCTGGATTGCTGCTCCTGTGTTGA